CAAGGCCGAAGTGCACGATGACAATACCATCCGCCTGCAGACCGACAACGTACGCCGCCTGCGCCTCCTGCTGCGCCCGGAGCTCTTCCCCAAGCCCGGGCCGGTCCGCGTCGAGTGGAATGGGAAGCAGGTGTTCGCGGGCGAGGTTCGCAACGAGTGTGCGCTCCTCGAGCGCTCACTGGAAGCAACGGCAGATCCCTTTCTCGCCTACACCGCGGAACTCACGCTTGAACTTCCGCGATGAGACGAGTTCGGATCGGATTCCACGGCAAAGGCGACGCCGTTTTTCGAGCTGTTTTTCACTGAGTACATCAGGTGGTCCGCCGCCGTCACCATAGATTCCGTCAAGCCGGGTGCTACCGGGTAGGTCACGACGCCGATGCTGAAGGTCACCGGCCATCCCTGGCTCTCCGCCATCGATCGAAGGGCCCCTTCCAGCTTCGTAAAGGCCTGTTGAGCCGAGACGGCATCCGTTTCCGGCAGCAGAATCGCAAACTCGTCGCCACCCATCCGTGCCAGCAGGTCCGTGCGGCGCAGTTGGGTGCGCAGCGTTCGGGTCACAGCGATCAGAAGCGCGTCCCCCGTTCCGTGTCCCTGCGTGTCATTCACGGTCTTGAAGTTGTCGATGTCCATATAGGCCACGGTGAGCGGATGCTGGTAGCGTTGGCTCCGTGCGCGCTCCTCTTCGGCCAGGCGGTAAAAGGCGCGACTGTTGTAGGCGCCGGTGAGGTGATCGTTCTGGGCGAGGGCGTGCAGCCGGTCGAAGCTAAGCTTGAGTTCCGCCACCAGCAGCGCCGTGATCACGTACGATCCCAGGCGTATGGCGGCATTCCAGTAGAGAACC
Above is a window of Terriglobales bacterium DNA encoding:
- a CDS encoding GGDEF domain-containing protein, whose amino-acid sequence is VFLFYWIPIALAAWRGGRRAGLLIAILSDVSYIAANYRIASVSGPMVLYWNAAIRLGSYVITALLVAELKLSFDRLHALAQNDHLTGAYNSRAFYRLAEEERARSQRYQHPLTVAYMDIDNFKTVNDTQGHGTGDALLIAVTRTLRTQLRRTDLLARMGGDEFAILLPETDAVSAQQAFTKLEGALRSMAESQGWPVTFSIGVVTYPVAPGLTESMVTAADHLMYSVKNSSKNGVAFAVESDPNSSHRGSSSVSSAV